In a genomic window of Saccharothrix sp. HUAS TT1:
- a CDS encoding BTAD domain-containing putative transcriptional regulator, giving the protein MQIGVLGPFEVHLDDGAPAGVPGARLRALLVALALEPGRVVPKAALVDWIWGEHPPSDAANALQRLASRLRRVLPDGVVDGQAGGYRLAVGPDAVDAVRFERLVGLARGAEEPRRARLLGEALDLWRGTAMQDVGLEGSSAFDAAVTRLDGLRLVALEDRVEAELRLGRGAELVAELTGLVAAHPVRERLVGALMRALGAAGRSTEALVVFQRAREALADALGVDPSPELSALHVALLRGELGRPARARRTNLRAELTSFVGKDDDVAAVRELVTGHRLTTLIGPGGSGKTRLAAETARTLLDAVPDGTWLVELAPIGAGGDVAQTALAVLGQRDPLLGAPDTDPVDRVVAALREREALLVLDNCEHVIESAAAFAHRVLGECRRLRVLATSREPLGITGEALWQVEPLALPAPDADPDRIEGSPAVRLLRDRAAAVRRDLVVDAAALSTMARVCQALDGMPLAIELAAARLRTMSLEQVADRLDDRFRLLTGGSRTALPRHRTLRAVIDWSWDLLNAAERVVLRRLSVFSGGASLDAAERVCAGDGVEPGQVLELLTALTEKSLVVTAADGTPRYRMLSTVREYAGDRLAEAGESDSARRAHLAHFTDLAETAEPHLRRAEQLDWLAVLAVEHDNLTAAVRGAIAAGDAQGAMRLAASAASYWWLGGRKAEGYELVVAATAVPGEVTDEVRAVVYSAVVQFVVTGLGDQHRAEEWIRKADEFGRRVVDGHPALRFIPPLARMLSAQEAFLHGLEPLLSDDDPWVRAMARLHLGKMRIVLGHDGREAEAHLELALAEFRALGERWGTSFAQTELADLVARRGGFAEACEHYEHAIAVITEVGAIEDVVRMRSRQAQLHWLAGDREASAAAMAEARRLAERAAWPEAQVELTVARAVLAHWSGDDGQVRRQLDAVTAVLDDDGERSNIRAVAHDLLGYLAEGLEEAREHRAAALRAATRAGYAPLVAQTVVGIADLALRQGRHEQAARLLAAADVVRGQPDRFQPDVARVERAARRHLGDQGFTEAALEGARTDWQDLAAVTLAG; this is encoded by the coding sequence GTGCAGATCGGGGTGCTCGGGCCGTTCGAGGTCCACCTGGACGACGGCGCCCCGGCGGGCGTGCCGGGGGCCCGGTTGCGGGCGCTGCTGGTCGCCCTCGCGCTCGAACCCGGCCGGGTGGTGCCGAAGGCGGCGCTGGTCGACTGGATCTGGGGCGAGCACCCGCCGTCCGACGCGGCGAACGCCCTGCAGCGCCTGGCCTCCCGGCTGCGGCGGGTGCTGCCGGACGGGGTGGTGGACGGGCAGGCGGGCGGCTACCGGCTGGCGGTGGGGCCCGACGCCGTCGACGCCGTGCGGTTCGAACGCCTCGTCGGCCTGGCCCGCGGCGCGGAGGAGCCGCGGCGGGCGCGACTGCTCGGCGAGGCACTGGACCTGTGGCGCGGCACGGCCATGCAGGACGTCGGCCTGGAGGGCAGCTCGGCGTTCGACGCGGCGGTCACCCGGCTCGACGGGCTGCGCCTGGTCGCGCTGGAGGACCGGGTCGAGGCGGAGCTGCGCCTGGGCCGCGGCGCGGAGCTGGTCGCGGAGCTGACCGGGCTGGTGGCCGCGCACCCGGTGCGGGAGCGGCTGGTCGGCGCGCTGATGCGCGCCCTCGGCGCGGCCGGCCGGAGCACCGAGGCGCTGGTGGTGTTCCAGCGGGCCCGGGAAGCGCTCGCCGACGCGCTCGGCGTCGACCCCTCGCCGGAGCTGTCCGCGCTGCACGTCGCGCTGCTGCGCGGCGAGCTGGGACGACCGGCGCGGGCCCGGCGGACGAACCTGCGCGCCGAGCTGACCAGCTTCGTCGGCAAGGACGACGACGTCGCCGCGGTCCGCGAGCTGGTCACCGGGCACCGGCTCACCACCCTCATCGGGCCCGGCGGCTCGGGGAAGACCCGGCTGGCCGCGGAAACCGCGCGCACGCTCCTCGACGCCGTGCCGGACGGCACGTGGCTGGTCGAGCTGGCGCCCATCGGCGCGGGCGGCGACGTGGCGCAGACGGCGCTCGCCGTGCTCGGGCAGCGGGACCCGCTGCTCGGCGCGCCCGACACCGACCCGGTGGACCGGGTCGTCGCCGCGCTCCGCGAGCGGGAGGCGCTGCTGGTCCTGGACAACTGCGAGCACGTGATCGAGTCGGCGGCGGCGTTCGCGCACCGGGTGCTCGGGGAGTGCCGCCGGCTGCGGGTCCTCGCCACCAGCCGGGAACCGCTCGGCATCACCGGCGAGGCGCTGTGGCAGGTCGAGCCGCTGGCCCTGCCCGCGCCGGACGCCGACCCCGATCGGATCGAGGGCTCGCCCGCCGTCCGGCTGCTGCGGGACCGGGCCGCCGCGGTGCGCCGGGACCTCGTGGTCGACGCCGCCGCGCTGTCCACCATGGCGCGCGTCTGCCAGGCCCTGGACGGGATGCCGCTGGCCATCGAACTCGCCGCGGCCAGGCTGCGCACCATGTCCCTGGAGCAGGTCGCCGACCGGCTGGACGACCGGTTCCGCCTGCTGACCGGTGGCAGCCGGACCGCGCTGCCCCGGCACCGGACGTTGCGCGCGGTGATCGACTGGAGCTGGGACCTGCTCAACGCCGCCGAGCGCGTGGTCCTGCGCAGGCTCTCGGTGTTCTCCGGCGGCGCGAGCCTGGACGCGGCCGAACGGGTCTGCGCGGGCGACGGCGTCGAACCGGGGCAGGTGCTCGAACTGCTGACCGCGCTGACCGAGAAGTCGCTGGTGGTCACCGCCGCCGACGGGACGCCGCGCTACCGGATGCTGAGCACCGTCCGGGAGTACGCGGGCGACCGGCTCGCCGAGGCGGGCGAGTCGGACTCGGCGCGCCGGGCGCACCTCGCGCACTTCACCGACCTCGCCGAGACCGCGGAACCGCACCTCCGCCGCGCCGAGCAGCTGGACTGGCTCGCCGTGCTCGCGGTCGAGCACGACAACCTCACCGCGGCGGTGCGCGGCGCGATCGCGGCCGGTGACGCGCAGGGCGCGATGCGGCTCGCGGCGTCGGCCGCCTCGTACTGGTGGCTCGGCGGGCGCAAGGCCGAGGGCTACGAGCTGGTCGTGGCGGCCACCGCCGTGCCGGGCGAGGTGACCGACGAGGTCCGGGCCGTGGTGTACTCGGCCGTCGTGCAGTTCGTCGTCACCGGGCTCGGCGACCAGCACCGGGCCGAGGAGTGGATCCGCAAGGCGGACGAGTTCGGCCGGCGGGTCGTCGACGGGCACCCGGCGCTGCGGTTCATCCCGCCGCTGGCCCGCATGCTGAGCGCCCAGGAGGCGTTCCTGCACGGCCTCGAACCCCTGCTCTCCGACGACGACCCCTGGGTGCGGGCGATGGCCAGGCTGCACCTCGGCAAGATGCGGATCGTGCTCGGCCACGACGGCCGGGAGGCGGAGGCGCACCTGGAGCTGGCGCTCGCCGAGTTCCGCGCGCTCGGCGAGCGGTGGGGCACCTCGTTCGCCCAGACCGAGCTGGCCGACCTGGTCGCCCGGCGCGGCGGGTTCGCCGAGGCGTGCGAGCACTACGAGCACGCGATCGCGGTCATCACCGAGGTCGGCGCCATCGAGGACGTCGTGCGGATGCGGTCGCGCCAGGCCCAGCTGCACTGGCTGGCGGGCGACCGGGAGGCGAGCGCGGCCGCCATGGCCGAGGCCAGGCGGCTCGCGGAACGGGCCGCCTGGCCGGAAGCACAGGTCGAGCTGACCGTGGCGAGAGCGGTGCTCGCGCACTGGAGCGGCGACGACGGGCAGGTGCGCCGGCAGCTCGACGCCGTCACCGCGGTGCTGGACGACGACGGCGAGCGGTCGAACATCCGGGCCGTGGCGCACGACCTGCTCGGCTACCTCGCCGAAGGGCTCGAAGAAGCCCGCGAACACCGCGCCGCCGCCCTCCGCGCGGCCACCCGGGCCGGGTACGCGCCCCTGGTCGCGCAGACCGTCGTCGGCATCGCGGACCTGGCGCTGCGCCAGGGCCGGCACGAGCAGGCCGCGCGGCTGCTCGCGGCGGCCGACGTCGTGCGCGGGCAGCCGGACCGCTTCCAACCGGACGTGGCCCGGGTCGAGCGGGCCGCGCGGCGCCACCTCGGCGACCAGGGGTTCACCGAGGCGGCGCTGGAGGGCGCGCGGACGGACTGGCAGGACCTGGCCGCCGTCACGCTCGCCGGTTGA
- a CDS encoding ABC transporter permease, which translates to MLRRNFKHIARNPTSVFNAVLMPIVVMLMFVYMLGDAFSVGVDYVDYATPGLMLLAVCYGLGAVATTVNSDMTKGIINRFKVMDVSRGAVLTGHVVASVLTNLVAITALVGVAFLLGFRPAAGLLDWLGVVGLVVLLGFAAGWFTVALGLAAKSPETAGLAAVPLVMLPFFSSAIVPAEKMGPGLRQFAEHQPFTPVIETLRGLLDGAPSAGDAVVAVAWCVGIAVVGHTWARARFNRRA; encoded by the coding sequence ATGCTGCGGCGCAACTTCAAGCACATCGCCCGGAACCCGACCTCGGTGTTCAACGCGGTCCTGATGCCGATCGTGGTGATGCTGATGTTCGTCTACATGCTCGGCGACGCCTTCAGCGTGGGCGTCGACTACGTCGACTACGCGACGCCGGGGCTGATGCTGCTGGCCGTCTGCTACGGCTTGGGCGCCGTCGCGACGACGGTGAACTCGGACATGACGAAGGGGATCATCAACCGGTTCAAGGTCATGGACGTCTCCCGCGGCGCGGTGCTGACCGGTCACGTCGTGGCCAGCGTGCTGACCAACCTGGTCGCGATCACGGCCCTGGTCGGGGTGGCGTTCCTGCTGGGCTTCCGCCCGGCGGCGGGTCTGCTGGACTGGCTCGGGGTGGTCGGCCTGGTCGTCCTGCTCGGTTTCGCGGCCGGCTGGTTCACCGTCGCCCTCGGGTTGGCGGCGAAGTCGCCGGAGACGGCGGGGCTGGCCGCCGTGCCGCTGGTGATGCTGCCGTTCTTCAGCAGCGCGATCGTGCCCGCCGAGAAGATGGGCCCCGGCCTGCGGCAGTTCGCCGAGCACCAGCCCTTCACCCCGGTGATCGAGACGCTGCGCGGGCTGCTCGACGGCGCGCCGTCGGCGGGTGACGCGGTCGTCGCGGTGGCCTGGTGCGTCGGGATCGCCGTCGTCGGCCACACGTGGGCGCGGGCGAGGTTCAACCGGCGAGCGTGA
- a CDS encoding ATP-binding cassette domain-containing protein: MTSSAIVASGLRKAYGGRTVLDGIDLDVRAGTVFALLGPNGAGKTTTVNVLTTLARADAGEVRVAGHDVATDVKAVRAAIGVTGQFAAVDDLLTGQENLRLVVDLSRRPAADGRRVVAELLERFELVEAARRPVSTYSGGMRRKLDLAMTLVGDPRVIFLDEPTTGLDPRSRRAVWSIVRDLVADGVTVFLTTQYLEEADQLAGRVAVLDQGRLVAQGTPDELKRQVPGAHVRLRFTTAAELDAAARVFADASRDDEALALRVPGDGGTRSLRALLDRLDRHSINAEEFSVHTPDLDDVFLALTGRTAEVASK, from the coding sequence ATGACGAGTTCCGCGATCGTGGCCTCGGGGCTGCGCAAGGCGTACGGCGGCAGGACCGTGCTCGACGGCATCGACCTCGACGTCCGGGCCGGCACGGTGTTCGCCCTGCTCGGCCCGAACGGGGCGGGCAAGACGACGACGGTGAACGTGCTGACCACGTTGGCCCGGGCGGACGCCGGGGAGGTGCGGGTCGCCGGGCACGACGTCGCCACCGACGTGAAGGCGGTGCGCGCGGCGATCGGGGTGACCGGGCAGTTCGCGGCGGTGGACGACCTGCTGACCGGGCAGGAGAACCTGCGGCTGGTGGTGGACCTGAGCCGCCGCCCGGCCGCCGACGGCAGGCGGGTGGTCGCCGAGCTGCTGGAGCGGTTCGAGCTGGTGGAGGCGGCGCGGCGGCCCGTGTCGACCTACTCGGGCGGGATGCGCCGCAAGCTGGACCTGGCGATGACGCTGGTCGGCGACCCGCGGGTGATCTTCCTGGACGAGCCGACGACCGGCCTGGACCCGCGCAGCAGGCGCGCGGTGTGGTCGATCGTCCGCGACCTGGTGGCCGACGGCGTGACCGTCTTCCTCACCACCCAGTACCTGGAGGAGGCCGATCAGCTCGCCGGTCGGGTCGCGGTGCTCGACCAGGGCCGCCTGGTCGCCCAGGGCACCCCGGACGAGCTCAAGCGCCAGGTGCCCGGCGCGCACGTGCGGCTCCGGTTCACCACCGCCGCCGAGCTCGACGCGGCCGCGCGGGTGTTCGCCGACGCCTCCCGGGACGACGAGGCGCTGGCGCTGCGGGTCCCCGGCGACGGCGGCACGAGGTCGTTGCGCGCCCTGCTGGACCGGCTGGACCGGCACTCGATCAACGCCGAGGAGTTCTCGGTGCACACGCCCGACCTGGACGACGTCTTCCTCGCCCTGACGGGCCGCACCGCGGAGGTGGCCTCGAAGTGA
- a CDS encoding cytochrome P450 translates to MSRTVPVPHGLPMERDAGPFDPPRAITRLRAVRPVSPMIFPDGHEGWLVTGYDAVRRLLADTRFSSRQDLGVLHVPYETPGMPVATEPSPQVPGLFIAMDPPDHARLRRKLTGAFTVRRMKALEEHVVEVVERQLDQLARLTPPVDLVREFALPVPSLVICELLGVPYEDRDAFQGNSAKFMEKDVELDEKVAAYGAITSYLAELVTRKRADPGEDVLSDLARHDDLTVEELTGIAFLLLLAGHETTANVLGLGAFALLEHPEQLAALRADPDLLPGAVEELMRYLSVADVFYRYATEDVELGGETIAAGSTVVVSLLAANRDPERFEDPDALDLRRTARGHLSFGHGVHQCLGQQLARVELRAGFEALLRRFPTLELAVPAGDVRLRTDMNIYGVHALPVTWSGAAG, encoded by the coding sequence ATGAGTCGCACGGTTCCCGTACCGCACGGCCTGCCCATGGAGCGCGACGCCGGCCCCTTCGACCCGCCCCGCGCGATCACGCGGTTGCGGGCGGTGCGGCCGGTCAGTCCGATGATCTTCCCGGACGGGCACGAGGGCTGGTTGGTGACCGGGTACGACGCGGTCCGCCGGCTGCTGGCCGACACCCGGTTCAGCTCGCGGCAGGACCTCGGTGTCCTGCACGTGCCGTACGAGACGCCCGGCATGCCCGTGGCCACCGAGCCGTCGCCGCAGGTGCCGGGCCTGTTCATCGCCATGGACCCGCCGGACCACGCCCGGCTGCGGCGCAAGCTCACCGGGGCCTTCACCGTGAGGCGGATGAAGGCGCTCGAAGAGCACGTGGTGGAGGTCGTGGAGCGGCAGCTGGACCAGCTGGCCCGGTTGACGCCGCCGGTGGACCTGGTCCGGGAGTTCGCGCTGCCGGTGCCGTCGCTGGTGATCTGCGAACTGCTCGGCGTCCCGTACGAGGACCGCGACGCGTTCCAGGGCAACTCCGCCAAGTTCATGGAGAAGGACGTGGAGCTGGACGAGAAGGTGGCGGCGTACGGCGCGATCACCTCGTACCTGGCCGAGCTGGTCACCCGCAAGCGCGCCGACCCGGGCGAGGACGTCCTGTCCGACCTGGCCCGGCACGACGACCTCACGGTCGAGGAGCTGACCGGCATCGCCTTCCTGCTGCTGCTCGCGGGGCACGAGACGACCGCGAACGTGCTGGGGCTGGGCGCCTTCGCGCTGCTGGAGCACCCGGAGCAGCTCGCCGCGCTGCGCGCCGACCCGGACCTGCTCCCCGGCGCCGTCGAGGAGCTGATGCGCTACCTGTCGGTCGCCGACGTCTTCTACCGCTACGCCACCGAGGACGTCGAGCTCGGCGGTGAGACGATCGCCGCGGGTTCGACCGTGGTGGTCTCGCTGCTGGCCGCCAACCGCGACCCCGAGCGCTTCGAGGACCCCGACGCCCTGGACCTGCGGCGCACGGCCCGCGGTCACCTGTCCTTCGGGCACGGCGTCCACCAGTGCCTCGGCCAGCAGCTGGCCCGCGTCGAGCTGCGCGCCGGCTTCGAGGCGCTGCTGCGCCGCTTCCCGACCCTCGAACTCGCCGTGCCCGCCGGCGACGTGCGGCTCAGGACGGACATGAACATCTACGGCGTGCACGCGCTGCCGGTCACCTGGTCGGGAGCAGCCGGGTAG
- the dnaB gene encoding replicative DNA helicase, translating into MAEPGFERQPPQDLAAEQSVLGGMLLSKDAIADVVEVLAPNDFYRPAHQAVYDCVLDLYGRGEPADPITVSAELERRGELLRVGGAPYLHTLIATVPTAANASYYAEIVAEKAVLRRLVEAGTRIVQLGYNGAEGADVDEVVDRAQAAIYEVTERRTTEDYVVLEELLQPTMDEIDAIASRGGSSLGIPTGFADLDELTNGLHPGQMIIVAARPGVGKALALDTPLPTPTGWTTMGEVAVGDRLIGADGRPTTVVAATDVLRGRPCYEVEFSDGSVLVADAEHQWLTETRASRRSAKESAAGSRRRAFPAVRTTREIAASLRCETADRRLNHSVINAEPLDLPDADLPLGPYTLGVWLGDGHSASARFTTADPEVAWHVEAEGYDVVRQSGELLYGIKLPAPEPVAVRGCVVCGTPFTPKTSQVKTCGRSCGGRSRFVSAPVPAPTCPDCGGPSSGLRLCQDCHDDHGTVPAILRRLGVLGDKHVPTAYLRASTAQRRALLAGLLDTDGTVTVGGSVQFSVTNQRLAEGVRELVVSLGYRCSTTTKRVAGRSERTSTAYTLTFGTDDDVFRLERKRLALKERRRAQGTARTGSRFIVDVRPIPSVPVRCVEVDNHDHLYLAGRSMIPTHNSTLGLDFARSCSVKHGLTSAIFSLEMSRTEIVMRMLSAEARIRLGDMRGGRMSDDDWTRLARRMSEISEAPLFVDDSPNLTMMEIRAKARRLKQRHDLRLVVVDYLQLMSSGKRSESRQQEVSEFSRNLKLIAKELEVPVIAISQLNRGPEQRTDKRPQLSDLRESGSLEQDADMVILINRPDAWERDDPRAGEADLIIAKHRAGPTATITVAHQLHYSRFADLAQG; encoded by the coding sequence ATGGCAGAGCCCGGCTTCGAACGGCAGCCGCCGCAGGACCTCGCCGCCGAGCAGTCGGTGCTGGGCGGGATGCTGCTGAGCAAGGACGCGATCGCCGACGTGGTCGAGGTCCTGGCCCCCAACGACTTCTACCGGCCCGCGCACCAGGCCGTGTACGACTGCGTCCTCGACCTGTACGGGCGCGGCGAGCCGGCCGACCCGATCACGGTGTCCGCCGAGCTGGAGCGCCGGGGCGAGCTGCTGCGCGTCGGCGGCGCGCCGTACCTGCACACCCTCATCGCCACCGTGCCGACGGCGGCCAACGCGTCCTACTACGCCGAGATCGTGGCGGAGAAGGCCGTGCTGCGGCGGTTGGTGGAGGCGGGCACGAGGATCGTGCAGCTCGGCTACAACGGCGCCGAGGGCGCCGACGTCGACGAGGTGGTCGACCGCGCGCAGGCGGCGATCTACGAGGTCACCGAGCGCCGGACCACCGAGGACTACGTGGTGCTGGAGGAACTGCTCCAGCCGACCATGGACGAGATCGACGCCATCGCCTCGCGCGGCGGCTCGTCGCTCGGCATCCCCACCGGCTTCGCCGACCTGGACGAGCTGACCAACGGCCTGCACCCCGGCCAGATGATCATCGTCGCGGCCAGGCCGGGTGTCGGCAAGGCACTGGCGCTCGACACCCCGCTTCCCACTCCCACCGGGTGGACGACCATGGGCGAGGTCGCCGTCGGCGACCGGCTCATCGGCGCGGACGGCCGGCCGACGACCGTCGTGGCCGCGACCGACGTGCTGCGCGGCCGACCGTGCTACGAGGTCGAGTTCTCCGACGGCTCGGTGCTGGTGGCCGACGCCGAGCACCAGTGGCTCACCGAGACGCGTGCCTCGCGCCGGTCGGCGAAGGAGTCCGCGGCCGGGTCACGCCGGCGCGCGTTCCCCGCCGTCCGCACCACGCGGGAGATCGCCGCGAGCCTCCGCTGCGAGACCGCCGACCGCCGCCTCAACCACTCGGTGATCAACGCCGAACCGCTCGACCTGCCCGACGCCGACCTCCCGCTCGGTCCCTACACGCTCGGCGTGTGGCTGGGCGACGGTCACTCCGCGAGCGCCCGGTTCACCACGGCGGACCCGGAGGTCGCGTGGCACGTCGAGGCCGAGGGCTACGACGTGGTGCGGCAGAGCGGTGAACTGCTCTACGGCATCAAGCTGCCGGCGCCGGAGCCCGTCGCGGTGCGCGGCTGCGTGGTCTGCGGCACGCCCTTCACGCCCAAGACCTCCCAGGTCAAGACCTGCGGGCGCAGCTGCGGCGGTCGTTCGAGGTTCGTCTCGGCCCCGGTCCCGGCTCCGACGTGCCCGGACTGCGGTGGACCGTCGTCCGGCCTGCGCCTGTGCCAGGACTGCCACGACGACCACGGCACCGTGCCGGCGATCCTGCGCCGGCTCGGGGTGCTCGGTGACAAGCACGTCCCGACGGCCTACCTCCGCGCGTCCACCGCGCAGCGGCGCGCGCTGTTGGCCGGGTTGCTCGACACCGACGGCACCGTGACGGTAGGCGGGTCCGTGCAGTTCTCGGTGACCAACCAGCGCCTGGCCGAGGGCGTGCGCGAGCTGGTCGTGAGCCTGGGCTACCGGTGCTCGACCACCACCAAGCGGGTCGCCGGTCGCAGTGAACGGACCTCCACCGCCTACACCCTGACGTTCGGCACCGACGACGACGTGTTCCGGTTGGAGCGCAAGCGCCTGGCGCTGAAGGAGCGGCGACGCGCGCAGGGCACCGCTCGGACGGGATCGCGGTTCATCGTGGACGTGCGCCCGATCCCGAGCGTGCCGGTGCGCTGCGTGGAAGTGGACAACCACGACCACCTGTACCTGGCGGGTCGGTCGATGATCCCCACCCACAACTCGACGCTGGGACTGGACTTCGCCAGGTCGTGCTCGGTGAAGCACGGGTTGACCAGCGCGATCTTCTCGCTGGAGATGTCGCGCACCGAGATCGTCATGCGCATGCTGTCGGCCGAGGCGCGGATCAGGCTCGGGGACATGCGCGGTGGGCGGATGAGCGACGACGACTGGACCAGGCTCGCGCGGCGGATGAGCGAGATCAGCGAGGCGCCGCTGTTCGTGGACGACTCGCCGAACCTGACGATGATGGAGATCCGGGCCAAGGCGAGGCGGTTGAAGCAGCGGCACGACCTGCGCCTGGTGGTGGTCGACTACCTCCAGCTGATGTCGTCGGGCAAGCGGTCCGAGTCGCGGCAGCAGGAGGTCTCGGAGTTCTCCCGGAACCTGAAGCTCATCGCCAAGGAGCTGGAGGTGCCGGTGATCGCGATCAGCCAGCTGAACCGCGGTCCGGAGCAGCGCACCGACAAGCGCCCGCAGCTGTCCGACCTGCGTGAATCCGGCTCGCTGGAGCAGGACGCCGACATGGTCATCCTGATCAACCGCCCGGACGCGTGGGAGCGCGACGACCCGCGCGCGGGCGAGGCGGACCTGATCATCGCCAAGCACCGCGCCGGCCCGACGGCCACCATCACCGTGGCCCACCAGCTGCACTACAGCCGGTTCGCCGACCTCGCCCAGGGCTGA
- the rplI gene encoding 50S ribosomal protein L9 — protein MVKLILTADVTGLGGPGDIVEVKDGYGRNYLLPRGLAIVATKGAAKQVEVIRRAQDTRRIRDLDHAKEVKASLEGLGSVTLKAKAAAGSKKLFGSVTSSDVVSAVRAAGGPTLDKRAVEIAGHIKTLGKHSVNVRLHPEVTVSLSVEVANAS, from the coding sequence ATCGTGAAGCTCATCCTCACCGCTGACGTGACCGGCCTCGGCGGCCCCGGCGACATCGTCGAGGTCAAGGACGGCTACGGCCGCAACTACCTGCTGCCCCGCGGCCTGGCGATCGTCGCCACCAAGGGCGCGGCCAAGCAGGTCGAGGTCATCCGCCGGGCGCAGGACACCCGCCGGATCCGCGACCTGGACCACGCCAAGGAGGTCAAGGCCTCGCTGGAGGGCCTGGGCTCCGTGACGCTGAAGGCCAAGGCCGCGGCCGGCTCGAAGAAGCTGTTCGGCTCCGTCACCTCGTCCGACGTCGTGTCGGCCGTGCGTGCGGCCGGCGGCCCCACGCTGGACAAGCGGGCCGTCGAGATCGCGGGTCACATCAAGACCCTCGGCAAGCACTCGGTGAACGTCCGGCTCCACCCGGAGGTCACCGTGTCGCTGTCCGTCGAGGTCGCGAACGCGAGCTGA
- the rpsR gene encoding 30S ribosomal protein S18: MAKPPVRKPKKKVCAFCKDKNANLIDYKDTTLLRKYISDRGKIRARRVTGNCSQHQRDVAVAVKNAREMALLPYTSTAR; the protein is encoded by the coding sequence ATGGCCAAGCCGCCTGTGCGCAAGCCCAAGAAGAAGGTCTGCGCGTTCTGCAAGGACAAGAACGCCAACCTCATCGACTACAAGGACACCACCCTGCTCCGGAAGTACATCTCGGACCGGGGCAAGATCCGCGCCCGCCGGGTGACCGGCAACTGCTCCCAGCACCAGCGCGACGTCGCGGTCGCCGTCAAGAACGCCCGCGAGATGGCGCTGCTGCCCTACACCTCGACCGCTCGCTGA
- a CDS encoding single-stranded DNA-binding protein translates to MAGETTITVVGNLTADPELRFTQSGAAVASFTVASTPRTFDKASGEWKDGEALFLRCNVWRQVAENVAESLTRGSRVLVTGRLRQRSFETKEGEKRTVIELEVDEIGPSLRYATAKVNKVSRGDGGGGFGGGGQSRGGGGGAPADDPWGSAPPAGSGGFADEPPF, encoded by the coding sequence ATGGCAGGCGAGACGACGATCACGGTGGTCGGGAACCTGACCGCCGATCCCGAGCTCCGCTTCACCCAGTCTGGCGCCGCGGTGGCGAGCTTCACCGTGGCCTCCACCCCCCGCACGTTCGACAAGGCGAGCGGTGAGTGGAAGGACGGCGAAGCGCTGTTCCTGCGGTGCAACGTGTGGCGGCAGGTCGCGGAGAACGTGGCCGAGTCGCTCACCCGCGGTTCGCGCGTCCTCGTGACCGGGCGGCTGCGCCAGCGCTCCTTCGAGACGAAGGAAGGCGAGAAGCGCACCGTCATCGAGCTGGAGGTCGACGAGATCGGCCCCTCGCTGCGCTACGCGACCGCGAAGGTCAACAAGGTGAGCCGCGGGGACGGCGGCGGCGGCTTCGGCGGCGGCGGTCAGTCCCGTGGTGGCGGCGGTGGCGCCCCGGCCGACGACCCGTGGGGCTCCGCGCCCCCGGCCGGCTCCGGTGGCTTCGCCGACGAGCCCCCCTTCTAG
- the rpsF gene encoding 30S ribosomal protein S6, translated as MRHYEVMVILDPSLDERTIAPSLDTFLNVIRTTGGNVEKVEVWGKRRLSFEISKNAEGIYAVLDLISTPDAVKELDRQLGLQETVLRTKVIRREPAKAAKTAARIAAKAAVKAAKKA; from the coding sequence ATGCGTCATTACGAAGTGATGGTCATCCTCGACCCCAGTCTCGACGAGCGCACGATCGCGCCGTCCCTTGACACGTTCCTCAACGTCATCCGCACCACGGGTGGCAACGTGGAGAAGGTCGAGGTGTGGGGCAAGCGCCGGCTGAGCTTCGAGATCAGCAAGAACGCCGAGGGCATCTACGCCGTCCTCGACCTGATCTCGACCCCCGACGCGGTGAAGGAGCTGGACCGCCAGCTCGGCCTGCAGGAGACGGTGCTGCGCACCAAGGTCATCCGCCGCGAGCCCGCCAAGGCCGCGAAGACCGCAGCGCGGATCGCCGCCAAGGCGGCGGTCAAGGCCGCCAAGAAGGCTTAA